A stretch of the Capsicum annuum cultivar UCD-10X-F1 chromosome 8, UCD10Xv1.1, whole genome shotgun sequence genome encodes the following:
- the LOC107845692 gene encoding pectinesterase — protein MSASWSNTFTTFLLLLLAIVANNNVVTSNQDFINNDVVERTRYGVLSAIKWAKGLNGRLNKTAVDQNGSMNNFARSSDECVRHYEDTEPRLARLVVSGGDKYYNNDDAITWLSAALANHRSCLDGLEEEGLGTYKSEEAQNLTLLIKDALFHYGQLRGNGRAKTRTGAQPRPNSSSEGNGLLPSWNAETSKADIVVAQDGSGNYKTINEAVAALSRMTRPERTIVYVKSGTYSENVEIGRGLNNLMFIGDGIDKTIVTGNKNVPDGANTFGSATFGVSADGFWARDMTFENTAGPHKHQAVALRVSSDLSIFYHCSFKGYQDTLLVHSLRQFYRDCHIYGTIDYIFGDASAVFQNCDIFVRRPMDHQSNMITAQGRDDSNENTGIVILNSRVSPSSEFSAVKGSFKNYLGRPWKKFSRAVFIKTDLDGLIDPRGWKEWSGDFALSTLYYAEYMNTGSGANTGNRVNWPGFHVLHDASEASQFTVRNFIQGESWIPASGVPYWADI, from the exons ATGTCAGCTAGCTGGAGTAATACTTTCAccacctttcttcttcttcttttagccATTGTTGCTAACAATAATGTTGTCACTAGCAACCAAGATTTTATTAATAATGATGTGGTTGAAAGAACAAGGTATGGGGTGTTGAGTGCCATAAAGTGGGCCAAGGGTCTAAATGGACGACTTAACAAAACAGCGGTGGACCAGAATGGTTCGATGAATAATTTTGCAAGATCGAGTGATGAGTGTGTGAGGCATTACGAAGACACTGAACCAAGGCTAGCAAGGTTAGTTGTCTCTGGTGGTGACAAGTATTATAACAATGATGATGCTATTACTTGGCTAAGTGCAGCACTAGCAAATCATAGGAGTTGCTTAGATGGTTTGGAAGAGGAAGGTTTGGGTACTTATAAAAGTGaagaagctcaaaatttgacttTATTGATTAAAGATGCTTTGTTTCATTATGGACAATTAAGGGGCAATGGAAGGGCTAAGACTAGAACGG GTGCACAACCTAGACCAAATAGCTCAAGTGAAGGCAATGGGCTTTTGCCATCATGGAATGCAGAAACATCCAAAGCTGATATTGTCGTTGCACAAGATGGTTCAGGCAATTACAAGACCATCAACGAGGCTGTGGCTGCCCTCTCTCGTATGACACGACCAGAACGAACAATTGTGTATGTCAAATCTGGTACATACAGTGAAAATGTTGAAATTGGAAGGGGACTCAATAACTTGATGTTTATTGGTGATGGAATTGACAAAACTATTGTTACTGGTAATAAAAATGTCCCTGATGGAGCTAACACCTTCGGCTCAGCTACATTTG GTGTATCTGCTGATGGATTTTGGGCAAGGGACATGACATTTGAGAACACAGCAGGGCCACACAAACATCAAGCAGTGGCACTAAGAGTGAGCTCAGATCTCTCGATTTTCTACCACTGCAGCTTTAAAGGTTACCAAGACACGCTCTTAGTACACTCTCTAAGACAATTTTATCGAGATTGTCACATATATGGCACCATCGACTACATATTTGGTGATGCATCTGCGGTGTTTCAAAATTGCGACATTTTTGTCAGGAGACCAATGGATCACCAATCCAACATGATAACAGCTCAAGGTAGGGACGACTCAAATGAAAATACAGGGATTGTTATATTAAATTCACGAGTTTCTCCATCATCCGAGTTCAGTGCTGTTAAAGGGAGTTTCAAGAATTACCTAGGAAGACCGTGGAAAAAATTTTCAAGGGCGGTTTTTATTAAGACGGATTTGGATGGATTGATTGATCCAAGAGGGTGGAAAGAATGGAGTGGTGATTTTGCACTTTCAACGTTATATTATGCAGAGTACATGAACACAGGTAGTGGAGCTAACACTGGAAATAGAGTAAATTGGCCTGGTTTTCATGTGTTACATGATGCCAGTGAAGCAAGCCAATTTACAGTGAGAAATTTCATACAAGGTGAATCTTGGATCCCAGCAAGTGGAGTACCATATTGGGCTGACATATGA